The following proteins come from a genomic window of Metarhizium brunneum chromosome 2, complete sequence:
- the dgdA gene encoding 2,2-dialkylglycine decarboxylase gives MAPGIVTKDMASTSMVVFPIEEDMPPTLYQNIDEKALVAKSKKHLLDYGTKFEPDVITGCRGLYIYTALGHKVLDWTSGQMSCLLGHGHPEIVKVITDHAMQLDHLFSGMVSPPVISLADRLCSALPAGLDKAFFLSTGGESNEAAIKMAKTYTGKFEIVGIGASWHGVTAQALGAQYHFGRRGHGPLMPGMHMLPAPNAYRSIFRKPDGSYDWETELEYGWRMIDLQSCGSLAACIVECIQSSGGMHVLPPGYLKALKKQCEMRGMLLIVDEAQTGVGRCGDFMAINHENVVPDILTLSKTLGNGLPLSAVVASDEVASVAAEKGFFFYTTHVNDPLPAAVGDKVLEILFRDNLIEHSRKCGEILHSGLQTLHSRYGCIGQVRGRGLMAGVEIVTDRESKRPALELAKRVGNRAYELGLWANLSSHPSFGGTFRIAPPITVTESQVEDGLAILERAFAETEGTLPLY, from the coding sequence ATGGCTCCGGGGATTGTCACAaaggacatggccagcacCTCTATGGTGGTCTTTCCTATAGAAGAAGACATGCCACCAACATTGTACCAAAATATTGATGAGAAGGCCCTGGTGGCCAAGTCTAAGAAACACCTCCTTGATTATGGTACCAAGTTCGAGCCTGATGTTATTACTGGCTGTCGTGGATTATACATCTACACGGCATTGGGCCACAAGGTGTTGGACTGGACGTCGGGGCAAATGTCTTgcctcctcggccacggGCATCCAGAGATTGTCAAAGTCATTACCGATCACGCAATGCAGCTTGATCACCTCTTCTCTGGCATGGTCTCGCCTCCAGTGATCTCACTTGCGGATCGACTTTGCAGCGCTCTTCCAGCTGGATTAGACAAAGCCTTCTTTCTCTCCACCGGAGGGGAGAGCAATGAagccgccatcaagatggccaagacaTATACGGGCAAGTTTGAAATAGTTGGCATTGGGGCTTCATGGCATGGAGTGACGGCACAGGCACTTGGCGCGCAGTATCATTTCGGCAGAAGAGGTCATGGACCTTTGATGCCAGGCATGCACATGCTGCCCGCGCCCAATGCATACAGGTCCATTTTCCGCAAGCCCGATGGCTCCTATGACTGGGAGACAGAATTGGAATATGGATGGAGGATGATTGACTTGCAGTCGTGCGGCTCTCTAGCTGCTTGCATTGTCGAGTGCATCCAAAGCTCGGGCGGTATGCATGTTCTCCCACCGGGATATCTGAAGGCCTTGAAAAAGCAGTGCGAGATGCGAGGAATGCTCCTGATCGTCGATGAGGCTCAGACGGGCGTCGGCAGATGCGGGGACTTTATGGCCATCAACCACGAGAACGTCGTGCCGGACATTTTAACCCTGTCCAAAACCCTGGGTAACGGTCTACCCCTGAGTGCGGTGGTGGCCAGCGATGAAGTTGCCAGTGTAGCCGCGGAGAagggcttcttcttttacACCACCCATGTCAACGATCCTCTccctgctgctgttggtgaCAAGGTCCTCGAGATCCTGTTCCGGGATAATCTGATAGAGCACTCGAGAAAATGCGGCGAGATACTGCACAGCGGGTTGCAGACACTACACAGCAGGTACGGCTGCATTGGCCAAGTGCGCGGGAGAGGTCTCATGGCGGGCGTTGAAATTGTGACGGACCGAGAGAGCAAAAGGCCGGCTTTGGAACTGGCCAAAAGAGTTGGAAACCGCGCATACGAGCTTGGGCTCTGGGCGAATCTGAGCAGCCATCCAAGCTTTGGTGGCACATTTAGAATTGCGCCTCCTATTACAGTGACGGAGAGCCAGGTTGAAGATGGGCTCGCAATCCTTGAGAGAGCATTCGCCGAGACCGAAGGCACGCTACCGCTGTATTGA
- the vip1 gene encoding Protein vip1, protein MAAATVHVTNIASATSDEEVRNFFSFCGKIADFKVATEGDSKSADVTFEKETAMKTALLLNNTQLGPNHISVTGSGSTTDDEGHHDAKVDRDSDDITQEEKPRARILAEYLAHGYVVGDAAIEHAIELDTKHNVSHRFLSTIQSIDQKYHATDRAKAADTSYGISQRANSLLTGIGSYFEKASNHPTGKKIAKFYTDSSRQVQDIHAEARRLADLKKQEHGGSAYKAAGLERVFGKEAPKESAPTAAPTATATATSGGAPATTTPAAVAPTEAIPATKPVDEKTG, encoded by the exons ATGGCTGCCGCAACGGTCCACGTCACGAATATCGCCTCCGCGACCAGCGATGAGGAGGTCAGGaacttcttcagcttctG cggcaagatTGCCGACTTCAAAGTCGCTACCGAGGGCGACTCCAAGTCCGCCGACGTCACCTTTGAGAAGGAAACGGCCATGAAGACggccctcctcctcaacaACACCCAGCTTGGACCGAACCACATCTCCGTCACCGGCTCCGGCAGCACCACCGATGACGAGGGCCACCACGACGCCAAGGTGGACCGCGACTCGGACGACATCACGCAGGAGGAGAAGCCCCGCGCTCGCATCCTCGCCGAGTATCTCGCTCACGGATACGTCGTTGGCGACGCCGCCATCGAGCACGCCATCGAGCTGGACACCAAGCACAACGTGTCCCACCGCTTCCTCAGCACCATCCAGAGCATCGACCAGAAGTACCACGCGACCGACCgcgccaaggccgccgacaCCAGCTACGGCATCTCGCAGCGCGCCAACAGCCTTCTCACCGGCATCGGCTCCTACTTTGAAAAGGCTAGCAACCACCCCACGGGCAAGAAGATTGCCAAGTTTTACACCGACAGCTCGCGCCAGGTGCAGGACATTCACGCCGAGGCCAGACGTCTCGCCGATCTGAAGAAGCAGGAGCACGGTGGGAGCGCTTACAAGGCCGCCGGGCTGGAGAGGGTTTTTGGCAAGGAGGCCCCCAAGGAGTCTGCTCCCACGGCTGCGCCTACTGCGACTGCTACCGCTACCTCTGGAGGCGCGCCAGCTACAACCACCCCGGCTGCTGTGGCACCTACCGAGGCCATTCCCGCTACGAAGCCTGTAGATGAAAAGACGGGTTAG
- the lys1_1 gene encoding Homocitrate synthase: MPVSYDDTGQRGWCNPHRHVCSGWNAIKSRSEQLGLSMSDDQYKILTAKIKQMADTRPLAIDDTDSIIRAHHHELENGKDRVIED; this comes from the exons ATGCCTGTATCATATGATGACACTGGACAGCGAGGCTGGTGCAACCCACATCGACACGTCTGTTCT GGCTGGAATGCCATCAAGTCTCGCTCTGAGCAACTTGGTCTGAGCATGTCTGACGACCAATACAAGATTCTAACTGCCAAGATTAAGCAAATGGCTGATACCAGACCTCTTGCAATCGATGACACAGACTCAATCATCAGAGCCCACCATCATGAACTGGAAAACGGCAAGGATCGAGTGATTGAAgactaa
- the POX1 gene encoding Acyl-coenzyme A oxidase 1 yields the protein MDHATKLLELPIWSAGSYPEDGSPSEHIRISYKRATSIVQHVGMTTKDIVTLSPKFRDFHTNFLGTADSAVATILSTHWNLCMGTIAAYAEDHPGSSYTRQVLLELQEFRSVGEFMLTEVARGSDASNLETTATYNHDGSFDLHTPNPMAAKSMPPTSPEAGMPRIAVVFAQLVVNGERRGIRPFIVRLCDADKMAPGIRSRLLPRRNGPKYVDHCITMFNHVRLEPAALLGTLNAATDLRGEVSRQVHRLTVGALCLAMGSIPILRVTAFVLGRYGQRQHAAGPKLGEKVPKACFASQHGPALVALTLSSVLEAYAATVWEEFCWEEQPQLRDGLACIFKTAATIDGQSILTEMTDRCGWQGLYTHNQITELASSFRGNLIAEGDFSLVCSRLVSELLLGRQSIPKARNPTSLLAKHEYGVWKEAACQAKAILSTDGSNRDDVFNAMLLPRCRKLVLAIGHRMAYEAAVDSSRVTIEMLRLYEATCMLEDPGWYVENTKFTSSKLDEHHTMAVRALLPSLDRLLDESGAAAWVTSPIVTEERWMDFVGKLPEFSSDGCNGKGRSRVWNSTNHASMSESNVGDSGDPDEYLELEKLRASQPVSNLASRNCNCL from the exons ATGGACCACGCGACAAAGTTACTCGAGCTTCCCATTTGGAGCGCTGGTTCTTATCCCGAGGACGGCAGTCCCTCCGAGCACATTCGAATTTCTTATAAGCGAGCAACAAGTATTGTCCAACACGTAGGAATGACAACCAAGGACATTGTGACACTCAGTCCCAAATTCCGCGACTTCCACACAAACT TCCTCGGGACGGCTGACAGTGCCGTCGCGACGATTCTCAGCACCCACTGGAACCTCTGCATGGGAACCATCGCCGCATATGCCGAGGACCATCCGGGTTCGTCTTACACGCGTCAGGTCCTCCTGGAGCTCCAGGAGTTTCGGTCCGTTGGCGAATTCATGCTGACCGAGGTTGCTCGTGGCTCCGATGCGAGTAATCTGGAAACTACCGCCACTTACAACCACGACGGATCCTTTGATTTGCACACCCCAAACCCAATGGCAGCAAAGTCTATGCCTCCGACCTCCCCGGAGGCTGGGATGCCCCGGATTGCGGTTGTCTTTGCGCAACTCGTTGTGAATGGAGAGCGCAGAGGAATCCGTCCTTTTATCGTGCGTCTTTGCGACGCTGACAAGATGGCTCCAGGGATACGTTCACGCCTATTGCCCCGTAGAAATGGCCCAAAATACGTTGATCATTGCATCACCATGTTTAATCATGTCCGGCTGGAGccggcggcgctgctggGAACTTTGAACGCCGCCACGGACCTACGCGGAGAAGTTTCCCGCCAAGTACATCGCCTGACAGTCGGGGCATTGTGTTTGGCCATGGGCTCTATTCCCATCCTTAGAGTTACAGCCTTCGTGTTGGGGAGATACGGCCAACGTCAGCACGCAGCAGGTCCAAAGTTGGGCGAGAAAGTGCCCAAGGCGTGCTTTGCTTCACAGCATGGCCCTGCCTTGGTAGCATTGACATTGTCATCCGTTCTAGAAGCCTACGCAGCAACAGTTTGGGAGGAATTTTGCTGGGAAGAGCAGCCCCAGCTTCGCGATGGCCTTGCCTGTATCTTTAAGACGGCCGCAACCATTGATGGCCAGTCCATCTTGACAGAGATGACTGACAGGTGCGGTTGGCAGGGCTTGTATACGCACAACCAGATTACAGAGCTGGCGTCTTCGTTTCGTGGAAATTTGATTGCCGAGGGTGATTTTTCACTTGTGTGTAGTC GACTTGTTTCGgagcttcttcttgggcgaCAAAGCATACCAAAAGCCAGGAACCCGACATCACTGCTTGCTAAACATGAGTACGGCGTCTGGAAGGAAGCAGCATGTCAAGCAAAGGCCATTTTGAGCACAGACGGTAGCAATCGTGACGACGTATTCAACGCAATGCTTCTTCCGCGATGTCGAAAGCTGGTCCTTGCTATCGGGCACAGGATGGCATACGAAGCCGCCGTGGACTCGAGTAGGGTGACAATCGAAATGCTTCGGCTCTATGAAGCAACTTGCATGTTGGAGGATCCAGGATGGTATGTTGAGAATACCAAATTCACGTCATCCAAGCTGGACGAGCACCACACCATGGCTGTGCGTGCGCTTCTCCCTAGTTTGGACAGGTTGCTTGATGAAAGCGGTGCGGCGGCTTGGGTTACATCACCGATAGTGACTGAAGAACGATGGATGGACTTTGTCGGGAAGCTCCCTGAATTCAGCTCAGATGGCTGCAACGGCAAAGGCAGAAGCCGCGTATGGAACAGCACCAATCATGCCAGTATGTCCGAATCAAACGTTGGGGACTCGGGGGATCCTGATGAATACTTGGAGTTGGAAAAGTTGAGGGCTTCCCAGCCGGTATCCAACCTCGCTTCTAGGAATTGCAATTGTCTGTAA
- the dao1_0 gene encoding D-amino-acid oxidase: MAPAPIPTIIIIGAGVIGLSTAVNLQQTLKETMGPDLPQILLVAREWPGSIPGAPHQHSVDYASMWAGAHVRPIPATTSQLQEEAKWLKRTVAEFDRLAAEEPASGVTRTLGVEYLEAPDQAYQQQEAASFKKETGLPGFKKYAKPELPEGVALGYEYETFCINSPVYCETLLRKFVLRGGKTMQKDLRSEWEAFSLADNVAFVINASGAGFGDPTCFPTRGQTVVTDLVDVQKTVTRQYKDGSWSFLIPRFFNGGTIVGGTKEPDDWRHAPCVPTRKRLLEEGLKLEPLSHGDDKITPRKTMKEVGVISDIVGRRPTRHGGMRIEIEERRIPHPNKDMNCSVIHAYGAGGRGYEISWGVANEVLTLASPLLARL, translated from the exons ATGGCTCCGGCTCCAATCCCAacaatcatcatcatcgg CGCCGGCGTCATCGGTCTCTCGACTGCCGTAAACTTGCagcaaacattgaaagaGACCATGGGCCCCGATCTACCCCAGATTCTCCTGGTGGCCCGAGAATGGCCGGGTTCAATTCCAGGAGCCCCCCATCAACACTCAGTTGATTACGCCTCCATGTGGGCGGGCGCCCATGTTCGTCCCATCCCGGCGACAACGTCCCAGctgcaagaagaagcaaagtGGCTCAAGCGGACAGTCGCAGAATTTGATCGGCTGGCTGCCGAGGAGCCAGCGTCGGGAGTGACCAGGACACTCGGCGTGGAGTATCTCGAAGCTCCCGATCAAGCCTACCAACAGCAGGAAGCAGCGAGCTTCAAAAAGGAAACCGGGCTTCCGGGATTCAAGAAATACGCAAAGCCCGAGCTACCTGAAGGCGTTGCGCTTGGGTACGAGTACGAAACGTTTTGCATCAACTCACCAGTGTACTGCGAAACCTTGTTGCGGAAATTCGTGCTCCGCGGCGGCAAGACCATGCAGAAGGACCTGAGAAGCGAGTGGGAGGCATTCAGCCTGGCGGACAACGTAGCGTTTGTAATAAATGCAAGCGGCGCCGGCTTTGGGGACCCGACATGTTTCCCAACAAGAG GCCAAACTGTTGTGACTGATCTGGTTGATGTGCAAAAAACCGTCACCAGACAATACAAAGATGGTAGctggagcttcttgatcCCTAGGTTCTTCAATGGCGGCACTATTGTTGGCGGGACGAAAGAGCCGGATGATTGGCGACACGCGCCGTGTGTGCCAACCCGGAAGAGACTATTGGAAGAGGGACTGAAACTAGAGCCGCTATCCCACGGAGATGACAAAATCACCCCCAGAAAGACGATGAAAGAGGTTGGTGTCATTTCAGACATTGTAGGAAGACGCCCCACGCGTCATGGAGGAATGAGAATAGAGATCGAAGAGCGACGGATTCCTCACCCAAATAAGGACATGAACTGTTCTGTGATTCATGCATATGGTGCCGGCGGCCGTGGATATGAGATCAGCTGGGGTGTTGCGAATGAGGTCCTTACCTTGGCATCACCTCTTTTGGCCAGGTTATAA
- the TNA1_0 gene encoding High-affinity nicotinic acid transporter has product MATEKPNDHAGHIETTMSGYDSQGADRDQGLSSATSEKAAERGEVATNEYGESMILFDPVAERKLRLKIDLYIIPTVAVLYLFCFIDRTNMGNAKIAGLEAELGFTGYNYNEIISIFYISYILFEIPANLLCKYMGPGWFLPLATVLFGIASVATAYVHNFAQMAGVRFLLGVFEAGMLPGCAYYLSRWYRRSELAFRLALYIIMAPLAGAFGGLLASAILNLDSFANLHRWRMIFAIEGIITIGLGLVALFTLTDRPETARWLTPEEKEMATARVKSERVGQTAVLDKIATKKLVRGILSPVTLSTSFIFLLNNITVQSFAFFLPTIVRTIYGSKSTIQQQLLTAPPYLVGAVFMIPFPLLSWRMDRRQIFITLSAPLVMVGYCMFLGSTASSVRYAATFIIAMSTFTNGAMCSAQVSANVVSDTARSSAIGANVMFGNIGGLLSSWAFLPWDAPNYHIGNGLNLAAAGTIFIVALLTHLWMKSDNKKRATRDADEELRGLSQEEIEDLDWKHPAFRWKP; this is encoded by the exons ATGGCCACCGAAAAGCCCAACGACCACGCCGGGCATATAGAGACAACCATGTCCGGGTATGACAGCCAGGGCGCGGATAGAGACCAAGGCCTCAGTTCTGCGACGTCTGAAAAGGCCGCGGAGCGTGGCGAGGTTGCAACAAATGA ATATGGAGAATCAATGATTCTGTTCGACCCGGTTGCTGAAAGGAAGCTTCGGCTAAAGATtgatttatatattattcCGACCGTGGCCGTCCTGTACCTCTTTTGCTTCATTGATCGAACAAACATGG GCAACGCAAAAATTGCAGGGCTAGAGGCCGAACTCGGATTTACCGGTTACAACTACAACGAAATCATATCAATTTTCTACATATCGTATATTCTTTTTGAAATCCCCGCCAATCTTCTCTGCAAATACATGGGGCCGGGGTGGTTTCTTCCGCTTGCTACTGTGCTGTTCGGTATAGCTTCAGTTGCCACGGCATACGTCCACAACTTCGCCCAAATGGCAGGCGTGCGGTTCCTCCTGGGTGTCTTTGAAGCCGGCATGCTGCCAGGCTGCGCATACTATCTGTCAAGGTGGTATCGCAGGTCAGAGCTTGCATTCCGCTTGGCGCTTTATATCATCATGGCCCCCCTTGCCGGCGCGTTtggcgggcttcttgcctCGGCGATCCTGAATCTGGACAGCTTTGCCAACTTGCACAGGTGGCGCATGATATTTGCTATTGagggcatcatcaccattgGTCTGGGCCTCGTTGCGCTCTTCACCCTCACGGACCGACCGGAGACGGCACGCTGGCTTACACcggaagagaaagaaatgGCTACGGCTCGTGTCAAGTCGGAGCGGGTTGGCCAGACGGCCGTGTTGGATAAAATTGCCACGAAGAAGCTCGTTCGCGGAATCCTCAGCCCCGTCACCCTGAGCACATCATTCATCTTTCTTCTCAACAACATCACCGTACAAAGCTTCGCCTTCTTTCTCCCGACTATCGTCAGGACGATTTACGGATCAAAGAGTACCATTCAGCAGCAGTTACTAACCGCGCCGCCGTACCTCGTAGGGGCCGTGTTCATGATTCCCTTCCCCCTGTTAAGCTGGCGAATGGACCGGAGACAAATCTTCATCACGCTATCGGCCCCATTGGTCATGGTCGGGTATTGCATGTTCCTCGGATCCACGGCGTCGTCTGTCCGGTACGCAGCAACGTTTATCATCGCCATGTCAACCTTTACCAATGGAGCCATGTGCAGTGCCCAGGTGTCTGCGAATGTTGTCAGCGACACGGCCCGAAGCTCAGCCATCGGAGCTAACGTGATGTTTGGAAATATTGGAGGGCTGCTTAGCAGCTGGGCCTTCCTACCGTGGGACGCCCCGAATTATCACATCGGCAACGGGCTGAATCTGGCTGCCGCGGGCACGATTTTTATTGTCGCGTTGCTGACACACTTGTGGATGAAGTCCGATAACAAGAAACGCGCGACGCGCGATGCTGATGAGGAACTCAGAGGTCTGTCACAAGAGGAAATCGAGGATTTGGACTGGAAACATCCAGCCTTCCGGTGGAAGCCTTGA
- the yip1 gene encoding Protein transport protein yip1: MSNYYGGQPNNPQYGAPGAGGGAQNLQFYPSSYSPAVSGAATPQQASYGYGAGASGSFESGAQAGFSSAGFGGPGVSGRMGEHGGLRTGWLAAFSTEGYDGEPPLLEELGVNFGHIQMKTLAVLNPFRHIDQHIMDDSDLAGPILFFLLFGTILLLSGKVHFGYIYGLALLGSTSLHMILSLMSPTEPPSSESYHPQYNDPSSPPQHQQGGHFSATLTFPRSASVLGYCLLPLVVTSLFGIVMPMDTPLGIVLSTAAIMWCTYSASGMFCAVGRMKGMRGLVAYPLALFYVGFGIMGIFSSRGSGSLANAAAKINA, from the exons ATGTCCAACTATTACGGCGGGCAGCCGAATAACCCGCAATACGGCGCGCCAGGAGCAGGCGGTGGCGCCCAAAACCTTCAGTTCTACCCATCGTCATACTCGCCCGCCGTGTCGGGTGCTGCAACCCCTCAACAGGCATCATATGGCTACGGCGCCGGCGCATCCGGGAGCTTCGAGTCCGGCGCACAAGCTGGCTTCTCGTCGGCGGGCTTCGGCGGCCCAGGCGTATCAGGCCGAATGGGCGAGCACGGCGGCCTGCGGACGGGATGGCTGGCCGCCTTCTCGACAGAGGGATACGACGGCGAGCCCCCGTtgctggaggagctgggGGTGAACTTTGGGCATATACAGATGAAG ACGCTAGCAGTCTTGAACCCCTTTAGACACATTGATCAGCACATCATGGACGATTCTGATCTTGCCGGGCCGATCCTGTTTTTCCTCTTGTTCGGCACCATTCTGCTGCTCTCTGGCAAGGTGCACTTTGGGTACATCTACGGCCTCGCGCTGCTCGGGTCAACGTCGCTACACATGATCTTGTCGCTCATGTCACCGACCGAGCCGCCGTCATCCGAGTCATATCACCCTCAGTACAATGACCCGTCGTCGCCCCCTCAACACCAGCAGGGCGGCCATTTCTCTGCAACTCTCACCTTTCCCAGGTCAGCGTCGGTTCTGGGGTACTGTCTTCTCCCGCTCGTCGTCACCAGCCTTTTCGGAATCGTCATGCCGATGGACACGCCCCTCGGCATTGTTTTGAGcactgccgccatcatgtggTGTACGTACAGCGCCAGCGGTATGTTCTGTGCTGTTGGAAGAATGAAGGGCATGAGGGGTCTGGTTGCGTACCCCCTGGCCCTGTTCTACGTCGGTTTCGGCATTATGGGAATCTTCAGCAGCAGAGGCAGTGGGTCGTTGGCCAATGCAGCTGCTAAAATAAACGCTTGA
- the TENT4B gene encoding Terminal nucleotidyltransferase 4B: protein MRNKKARRNDDRDRPRDGIRRPSPPRFAPSSSSYDRPPPRSDTWRPGTRGGDDRNGQYNHRSNDYRSSDSYRPPVPQGDFTFRFNKPAGIPDLPPNGHQYNNKGPRRDRRGPPRKPGRRWQPPHPSERALISGATLNLPEERVDDGEGGAKFRDLDELSDDDELEMDISSASDSEGPSRKRARTNDASEEANSVPKWSNPDPYTAMPCPDDSTRKKRDVVKLIRKARVEGAAKAKVSTEAEDFLSFDTTEDEEEEEDDDDDSVAEIPPPPSEPPPPLPPPAPASFNHKHPDDRNRRNGLPVPDHSGPLGSRKRTADDEIKPPDYPDYGQLKKASTKPSKGSVTPTWLPKKNEDPCPWQTIDHSATRNMAFRLHKEILDFYDYVRPRAFEQRIRDNLVENLCKAMRRDARNFASAQVHAFGSFMSGLYLPTADMDLVVCSASYMRGGPPTYLSAKNWLYKFQKFLVMQKVADSDSIEVIAHARIPLVKFVDRLTGLKVDVSFENLGGVTAVDTFLSWKKQYPAMPILVTVIKHFLLMRGLNEPVNGGIGGFSVICLVVSMLQMMPHVQSRSLIPEHHLGEMLLEFFELYGRQFQYETNAISLTKPVGYIRKSDVATLNYRNRDRLSIIDPNNSSNDISGGSSNTNSIVARFADAYSTLRDRMKEIALNPEKGGVLEAILKGDYSSFRRQREYIKHVHEQNIGPCSD, encoded by the exons ATGAGAAATAAGAAAGCGAGGCGCAACGACGATAGGGACCGTCCTCGAGACGGAATCCGTCGCCCGTCGCCTCCAAGATTCGCGCCGTCTTCAAGTTCTTACGACAGGCCGCCTCCACGTTCCGATACATGGAGGCCGGGGACCCGCGGGGGGGATGATCGTAATGGACAATATAATCACCGAAGCAATGACTATCGTTCGTCGGATTCTTACCGGCCACCCGTGCCACAAGGAGACTTTACTTTCAGGTTCAACAAACCTGCGGGTATACCGGATCTTCCGCCCAACGGTCACcaatataataataaaggcCCACGACGAGATCGACGCGGCCCTCCGAGAAAACCCGGTAGACGCTGGCAACCGCCTCACCCCTCCGAGCGGGCTCTCATTTCCGGCGCAACCTTGAACCTCCCCGAAGAGCGTGTTGACGATGGAGAAGGCGGAGCCAAATTCCGCGACCTGGACGAGCTATCAGACGATGACGAATTGGAAATGGACATTTCCTCAGCATCGGATTCAGAAGGACCCTCCAGGAAACGCGCGCGCACGAATGACGCATCCGAAGAAGCGAACTCGGTCCCCAAGTGGTCCAACCCGGATCCCTATACGGCCATGCCTTGTCCAGATGACTCGACGCGCAAGAAGCGCGATGTAGTCAAACTAATTCGAAAAGCCAGGGTAGAGGgtgccgccaaggccaaggtatCAACCGAAGCTGAAGACTTCCTATCATTCGATACTaccgaggatgaagaagaggaggaggatgacgatgacgacagCGTGGCAGAAATACCGCCTCCACCCTCAGAGCCTCCGCCACCCTTACCCCCTCCCGCCCCAGCTTCGTTTAACCACAAGCACCCGGATGACAGAAACAGGCGCAATGGCCTTCCGGTCCCAGATCACTCAGGCCCGCTTGGATCTCGGAAGCGAACTGCAGATGATGAAATCAAGCCCCCAGACTACCCAGACTATGGACAGCTCAAGAAAGCCAGTACGAAGCCTTCAAAAGGTAGCGTCACACCAACGTGGCTCCCAAAGAAGAACGAGGATCCCTGTCCGTGGCAAACGATAGACCATTCCGCTACACGTAACATGGCGTTTCG GTTACACAAGGAAATCCTCGACTTCTACGATTATGTGCGGCCGCGAGCGTTTGAACAGAGAATTCGAGACAATCTTGTCGAAAATCTTTGCAAAGCTATGAGACGAGATGCACGAAACTTTGCCTCCGCACAAGTGCATGCTTTCGGCTCTTTCATGTCCGGCCTATATCTCCCCACGGCGGATATGGACCTTGTTGTCTGTTCAGCTAGCTACATGCGCGGCGGGCCGCCCACTTATCTCAGTGCCAAGAATTGGTTGTATAAGTTCCAAAAGTTTCTTGTCATGCAGAAGGTTGCAGACAGCGATTCTATCGAGGTCATTGCACATGCTCGAATACCACTGGTGAAGTTTGTAGACAGGCTCACGGGACTGAAGGTGGATGTCTCGTTTGAGAACTTGGGTGGCGTAACTGCTGTTGATACTTTCCTGTCCTGGAAGAAGCAATATCCTGCCATGCCTATACTCGTCACTGTGATCAAGCATTTTTTGTTAATGCGTGGTCTGAATGAGCCGGTCAATGGGGGAATAGGCGGGTTTTCAGTCATTTGCCTGGTTGTGAGCATGCTACAGATGATGCCTCATGTTCAGAGCAGGAGCCTGATTCCGGAACACCATCTGGGAGAAATGCTGCTTGAGTTTTTTGAGCTCTACGGTCGCCAGTTCCAATACGAGACGAATGCAATATCGCTCACGAAACCAGTTGGGTATATTCGAAAG TCGGATGTTGCGACCTTGAATTACAGGAATCGAGATCGGTTGTCCATTATTGATCCCAATAATTCTAGCAACGATATCTCCGGTGGATCATCGAATACGAACTCGATAGTGGCGCGTTTTGCGGACGCATACTCTACCTTGCGAGACCGAATGAAGGAGATTGCGCTTAATCCTGAAAAGGGTGGTGTTCTCGAGGCCATTTTAAAGGGAGACTATTCCTCCTTCCGCCGACAACGAGAATACATAAAACATGTACATGAACAGAATATCGGTCCTTGTTCTGACTAA